TCAAACTGGACAGTCTCTAATCAGCTCACCCATTCAAATTGTTGGGATATTGGATAGTACTGGGAACCCTGATATGGCGATGTACGACAAGAAGATTTATGTTTCGCTAGAGACTGGTGAGCGTCTGGTGGAACAACTGAAACTAATGAATGGAACTGCTGGGCAAAAGGATGTTTACAACTCAGCCATTGTAAAAGTTGACAGTACGGACAACATCGTACAAGTGGAGAAGCTTATCCAGAAACTTACACTAAATACTAGTACGAATTTGTATCAAAAAGAGGCGATGGCTTCTACATTCAGTATGTTCAAGAAAGCAGCGCTTGGTATTGGTATATTTATTCTAATTATCGCTTCGATCTCGATCATCGTTGCGATGACCATGTCCACCCATCAGCGTCGTCGCCAGATCGGTATTATGAAGGTGCTAGGCGCCAATATGGGGCAAATCCGAAATATGTTCATTACAGAGGCGGCATTGCTCGGGATGCTTGGTGGGTTGCTCGGTATAGGCTTTTCATACTTGATTGTGTTTGGCATAAATAAGCTGATTGGTTCCACAGGAGGAATGGGGATGGGTGAGCCCTTAGTAATCACTATTCCTCTGATGACCCTTCCAATAGGGATCGCATTTGCGGTAATGACAGGCGTACTATCGGGAATTTATCCTGCGATAAGCGCGTCCAGAACGAATGCGCTCACGGCGATAAAACGGGATTAGCTATTTTTAAGTTGAAAGGAAGCAGAAGTGATGAAGAGGAGAATCAAGTGGATTGTATTGGTATTGATTATTATTGCAGCGGGTTATTTTGTATACAACAAGATGTATAAACCTGAGGCACAGCTAGAACCTGTTGAACCACCACAGGCGATAACTTTTGAAGTGACACAGGAAACCATCACCAACTCTGTTCAGGTCAAAGGGAATTCACATTATGAGCAGGAAACGCTTGTATATGCACCATATGCTTCAAAGGTAACCAAGTGGAAGGTTGAGAATGGTGGGCAAGTTAAGAAGGGGGATTTGCTGTTTACCCTCGATCAGGAAGCCTTAAAGAATGAAATTGCTACACAAGAGGCAACCATTCGAAAGGCACAGCTAGAAGCGGAATTAAATGAATTTGTTAGTCAGCAGGACCAGGAGAACGCAGCCCTTGGTGCAACAGAAGCCGAACGTATAAAAGCACTTACAGCCCAAGAATCAGCAAGAATAGGGGATGAGCTTAACCAAGTAAATGCTGAAATACAGGCTCGTGAATTAAAAGAAAAGAAGGCTAAGCTAAATACAGCCCTCTACCATGCTCCTGCAACAGGTGTTTTTCTATTTGACAGTGCGAGTGAAATTCCGCAAACGGTAACAGATAATCAATACATCGGCAAAATTGTAGATATGAACAAGCTTGAATTCATAGCTCTTGTAGGTGAACAAGATGTCTTCCGTATTAAGACGGGAATGAAGGTCGATGTTAAAATGACAGCTTTAAAAGATTTAAAGCTGTCTGGAGAAGTGACTAAGGTATCTAAATTTGCTAAGACTGCTTCGGGTCAAAATACTACTGCTACTTCGGTTCCACAATTTGAAGTGGTAATCTCACTGCAACCTAACGAGCGCTTAATTGGTGGACTAAGCTTGAGCGGAGAAATCGAGACGGTTCGCAAGGAAAATGCCATCGTTGTATCCAGCATCGCAGTAATGCATGAAGGAGATCTCTCCTACGTGATGGTGGATAAAGGCAATGGGGAATATGAACGAAGAGATATCAAAGTGGGCATGGAGACGGCAGACAAAACAGAGGCCGTCTCAGGGTTAAAGGTTGGAGATGTTGTTGTGCTTCAATAGATTGAAATAGACCTAAGCCTATTTCTCAATCGTGAGTCGCCAAGATTTAATATCTTTATTTAGCTCGGTAAGGTCAGGAACCGGAATTGGCTCGTCGGATAGATTATATTTAGCTTTCAATGCTAAAATCCGATAGACGCTCTCATCAATCCGTGATTCCTGTATCTTACCTTTTTTTACATGGTCCAGAAGCGATTCTAGTACCCGTTTCTCATTATCATAGCCGTGAGCGATAAGTAAGATATCACTGCCTGCATTTATAGTATCTACCGCTGCTGTGGTAAGGTCATAATTCTTCATGATAGCACCCATAGTCAGGTCATCTGTGATTACGAGTCCTTGATATTTCATGTCACCGCGAAGTAGCTCACCAATGATATTACTTGATAAAGATGCGGGTTTATCAGGATCAAGTTTCGGGAACAAAATATGAGCGACCATTACGGCATCGGTTCCTTCTTTTATTGCAGCTTGAAACGGGAGCCATTCTAATTTAGCGAGTTCTTCAGCAGTCTTATTCACAATCGGCAGCTCAAGGTGGGAGTCGACGGAAGTATCTCCGTGACCAGGGAAATGTTTGACGACAGGAACAACACCTTCGCTCTCAATTCCTTTCATTTCGGCAATCCCTAGCGTACTGACTAGTT
This genomic stretch from Paenibacillus sp. FSL H7-0737 harbors:
- a CDS encoding ABC transporter permease; translated protein: MRISDISRLAWEQVKRRKVVTGLCMAGISIGCAAIIVALSIGDSAQSYTEREINRNFKMDEITVTPNSGIPSQGGGEGKGASASDAKLDPGRLTGQKLKIVQGLRHVTAAAPFQELGYIQMTTIDNKITDVQLIGTDLRLLTKYDHKFKQGGPSDSVGMAVLNYGATVGLIDVETRQRLFEQLSTDPYNNKIMEQYNSLSMLPSDMFKQQVQLQSYDPASQTGQSLISSPIQIVGILDSTGNPDMAMYDKKIYVSLETGERLVEQLKLMNGTAGQKDVYNSAIVKVDSTDNIVQVEKLIQKLTLNTSTNLYQKEAMASTFSMFKKAALGIGIFILIIASISIIVAMTMSTHQRRRQIGIMKVLGANMGQIRNMFITEAALLGMLGGLLGIGFSYLIVFGINKLIGSTGGMGMGEPLVITIPLMTLPIGIAFAVMTGVLSGIYPAISASRTNALTAIKRD
- a CDS encoding efflux RND transporter periplasmic adaptor subunit, which gives rise to MKRRIKWIVLVLIIIAAGYFVYNKMYKPEAQLEPVEPPQAITFEVTQETITNSVQVKGNSHYEQETLVYAPYASKVTKWKVENGGQVKKGDLLFTLDQEALKNEIATQEATIRKAQLEAELNEFVSQQDQENAALGATEAERIKALTAQESARIGDELNQVNAEIQARELKEKKAKLNTALYHAPATGVFLFDSASEIPQTVTDNQYIGKIVDMNKLEFIALVGEQDVFRIKTGMKVDVKMTALKDLKLSGEVTKVSKFAKTASGQNTTATSVPQFEVVISLQPNERLIGGLSLSGEIETVRKENAIVVSSIAVMHEGDLSYVMVDKGNGEYERRDIKVGMETADKTEAVSGLKVGDVVVLQ
- the nagZ gene encoding beta-N-acetylhexosaminidase, which translates into the protein MSLEEKIGQMLLVGIDGTVLDDQAKRMIAEDKVGGIILYKNNIQDLKSMVSLVNSMKESNSGNPAPLFMSIDQEGGKVSRMPKEYASFPSNGKVGTRKDANAAEMMGKLLAREVLSAGFNMNFAPVLDINSNPDNPVIGDRSFGSSAELVSTLGIAEMKGIESEGVVPVVKHFPGHGDTSVDSHLELPIVNKTAEELAKLEWLPFQAAIKEGTDAVMVAHILFPKLDPDKPASLSSNIIGELLRGDMKYQGLVITDDLTMGAIMKNYDLTTAAVDTINAGSDILLIAHGYDNEKRVLESLLDHVKKGKIQESRIDESVYRILALKAKYNLSDEPIPVPDLTELNKDIKSWRLTIEK